The Xenopus tropicalis strain Nigerian chromosome 1, UCB_Xtro_10.0, whole genome shotgun sequence DNA segment TTGTAGTCAGGCAGAGAGAAGCTGATCCACTTTCTTTTGCATCTCCATATAGCTGCACTGAGAGGCACAGCTTTGGCCTAAGTGCAGTTACACAGAGAAGAGATTTTTTTTCACTCTACTCAGTATAGCTGCATTTAGCCCAAAGCTGTGTCTTTCAGTAGCTCACTATATACTCTGTATATGCTAATAATTCATATTATCCTTATTTTAATTGCTAACATTACGCTTGTTTTGTTTGTACAGGTTGACAATTTTGGAGTGGATTGATGAGACCACAGATGAAGAAGATGACGAACAGACAGACATGGAACAAACACTTCAGGCACCAGAGAAAGACATTTCACAGTTTACAGCTGTAAACATTGTTCCACAAGTTTCAGAATCGCAGAAAGAGATATCTGTGGTTCCTGAAACTAACATGTAAGTTTTGCGCTATTCCATTTAGGTCAAAGTTAGCATTGTTTCCATCAATACAAATatagcataaataataaaaagggatcagaattagtgatgagcgaatttatattttatatatatatatatatatataatataataatatatatattttttttaattcagggcTTCGCCTCGTGAGTTTGAGATCCAaatagaagatgatgatgatgatgaagaagaaTGGGTTAGCAAACCCACAGatgatattataaataaaaagtttaacAAGTAAGTTGGATAAACTGTCAATATCAGCTTTCTGATTCCTATAATTGCACaaatggagattttttttatacattaacaTTTAGAATATAAACACATTAATTATTTGAATGGCCAGTGGTTCGCCGATAATATAAATATCATGCCTTTCATTATACACAACCTTTTAGCCTATAAAGATAAAATGTAACAGAGATATATTTTCAGCATctttaaatgtattgatttttaaGAAGaaagttttaatatttttatacttttttcatTTCAGGGACATATTAGTGACAGTCCAAAGAAAAGATgttgttgatgatgatgatgatgctgatgatgattatgatgaagAAGAATGGAGAAGGAATCAAATAGATCTGAAAAAACATTGTGAAGAtgttaagaataaaaaatataagcaGTAAGTTTGCTAAACTGTTAAAACAAGGTTTCTGCTTTCTTATAATTGCTGAAATGGATGggaatgtatttttacatttagaaCATTAGCCCACCTATTAACACTGGATATTTTAAATGGCCAGTGGCTTgcttataatataaatatgatttATTCATTTGTAGACAACCTCATTAGCCAACAGAAAATGAAGTATAacatgtaatatatgtatatatatctgatGCTATAAAGATCATTTGTTTATTATACACAACCTTGTTAGCCTACAGAAAGTAAAATATCACTGAAATGTCGCTCTATGCTCGGGAGATCAAACTGGTGTATTGCTATTTTGCgtctttaaatgtatttgttttttaacaaCAGAACAGAagaaagtttaaataattttatacttCTTTATTTTCAGGCCTCCGGAAGTTGAAGTAATTAAGATTGGAATAGAAGATTATGATGACGAAGAATGGATTAGCAAACCCGTAGATCTGAAAAAACTTAGTGAAGATATCaagaataaaaaatttaaaaagtgagTTTGCCAAACTGTCACTATACGCTTTCTGCTTTCTTATATTTGCAAAAATAGAGCTTAATAGGCATTAACATGTAGAATATAAACCCACCTATCaacactaaacattttaaatggattGCTGTACATCATTTGTTCATTTGTAGACAGCCTCATTAGCCAAGAAAAAATTATGTATAACATAAATGGCTCTATGCTAAATACATTATTGATTTCTTTTAGGGTTGTTAATACTTTAATTTAGGGTTGTTAATACTTTAAACTTCTTTTCTTTCAGGCATTATCAATGGACAGATATCCAGATTTTTGAAGAAGATGGAGACGATCCAATAGATCTATCAGATCTATCTAGTGATACGGTTCAAATGCTGCAAGAACATATTCAGTGAGTTTGCAAGTTTTGTATTCAAactttatatacattaatatttaaataagctACCTGCCTGTTAGCTGTGGATTGTTTGAATGGCCAGTGACTAGCTAAGAGTCAGGAAGTTCcgaaaagttgcggaaaatgttgcgattttttcgtagcattaaaacttgcgcgaaaagtcgcgcctttttcgcagcttttgcgccgagtacgaaacattctgattcattcaagcttcagtatggtgacttttcttgggccaggttggagctgcagggtgccattgagtcctatgggaggcttccaaaatcatgctaagtctgaaagtttcgcccgccgcttacgagcgctcaatacgaaaaagtcgcgacaagatacgagcgcatcgtaatggctacgaaaaacttgcgttttttaaAACTCGCGTTGTTTAAATACAGGAGAGTGTTTCATCAACTTTTATACTAATTTTGTATGCTTGGTGCTCGTGGTTTCTAAAGAATTTTCTATATTTTGGAGCACCACTACTTAAAGCTACTAAGAACATTACCAAGAGTAAGAATATGCTATCCTATAATGTACTAATAGTTTACATATAGCTAAAAAAAACCTcgaagtatatatacatattatttacaATTGGAGCCTGCAGGGGCTACAGAGCCTGCCACAATATCTTACGTTTAGAGGAATAATGTGTTGTATTATTTGGTACCTATAGCACCAGAAGAATCttatcatatatttataattCTTTACTTTCAGGAATGACTCATTTAAAGAAGGAGAATATCGAGTTATGCGTTTTGAAGATTTACAAAACACAATATATGTAACAAATTTACCTAGAGCTAAGGCTAAAATGATCATAAAACAAATGAGGTGagtttactgtactgaaaatagCATTTTGAATCCTTGTATTTGCAGaaatgtcattatatatatatatatatatatatatatatatacatatatacttatgtAGAATTGACCCCCCTGTTATTATTACAatattattgaaaataaaatgtgatacAACTAAATCAGTAGATTAAAAGACCACTAATACCAGAaaaattttttgatttttttttcccttgttaTCGTCGTGGTTAAGCACTATAACACAGCCTTTCCTATGTTTAAATCCCTACTATCCCTGGATGCCAAAATTAAGGCCACCCTCCTAGAGGCAGCACTTCAATAAGCCCAAGATTTCCCCTACAATGTAGCAATATTATTAAAAATTGGTCCCCAGATTAACTGtgctattttaatatttttctactTCTTTCGTTTTAGGACTGCACCTGTTGAATCAGTGCAGGATTATTTAAAGGCTTTGGAAGAACCTGAAAGGAAACCAATTAATTTAGACAGTGATGAAATTGTTTGTAACTATCCAGAAAATACTAAGTGAGTTTGATAAACTAATGATAagcattttgcctttttataaatgtaaatacatacaATTAGTATATGAACCAACCCATTAACAGTGGGCTATAATGAATGGCCAGAGGCTGACAATATAAAGATCTTTTGTTAATTTGTAGACAACAGAAAGCCATTAGCCAACAAAAAATAGAATgcaagatatatagaaatatagctGTATTGCTTTGTTTCCCGATTTTTAACACTTTACACTTGTTTAGTTTCAGAGAACCTGAATCCTTAAATATTCTGATATTTGAAGATGATAGAGAAGATCCAATAGAATTATCATCTCTACCTAAGGATACAGTTGAAATGATTACAGAACATATTCGGTAAGTTTGCTAAGATAAACCCAAGCAGTTTTC contains these protein-coding regions:
- the LOC116408321 gene encoding FK506-binding protein 5-like, with the translated sequence MKMYHTYLLVYILIIGIYLPCFLSDNSKNESQINESYKEDETNKYTYTAYIIAGVALVIMCIPAAVGWFLYYKLRKKTTVYDEEKAIEQSMPPKSKSTKRTKTKKKKKKKKNQVNKPMETTMNVEKLADVSIKPSPTEEQIQSKEIPQRPSEVKKNRTFPEEECMGPDHEEYVVPRDFLTIENEHLVPDNVCVSPTSSEFHQSVKPTQKGTPSKPKYRRLTILEWIDETTDEEDDEQTDMEQTLQAPEKDISQFTAVNIVPQVSESQKEISVVPETNMASPREFEIQIEDDDDDEEEWVSKPTDDIINKKFNKDILVTVQRKDVVDDDDDADDDYDEEEWRRNQIDLKKHCEDVKNKKYKQPPEVEVIKIGIEDYDDEEWISKPVDLKKLSEDIKNKKFKKHYQWTDIQIFEEDGDDPIDLSDLSSDTVQMLQEHIQNDSFKEGEYRVMRFEDLQNTIYVTNLPRAKAKMIIKQMRTAPVESVQDYLKALEEPERKPINLDSDEIVCNYPENTNFREPESLNILIFEDDREDPIELSSLPKDTVEMITEHIRVKPFKERKYQIVLFQDNAKAIYVTNLPREQAKISLKYIRNLPDESLYDQTIRYRNLIGMKKTIKALL